From Strongyloides ratti genome assembly S_ratti_ED321, scaffold srae_chrx_scaffold0000002:
TCTGAAAATGAAACAAAATATTCAATAATAACAGATGACTTTAgtgatgataaaaaatgttcCTCATCTGATGAAGAAAATGAAGaacattttaatgataataataaaagtaataattattttgacaTCAATAATACAGGAATAGATAATGAagataatttagaaaaaattttagtatcTACACAATCTGCATCTAAACCAGGTTGTATtggtttaataaaaattcttgaAGATTCTGAACATGATCCTAATGATATTATACTCCTTCACGTATTTACTCCTCATTCTTTagcatataaaaataatgataaagaaatatataaaacaaaaaattctaatacattttatgttttatttgtTCTTAAAAATCCAATTGATccattaaaacaaatatggaaaatttggtcaattaatattaaaacagatgatgcaaaaaatttaccaaatgatttttatacatattcaACAGCATTTTCTGTTAATATTACCTCAAATTTagtatatgaaaaaaattttaatattaataatgatgatACATTAGAATTAATTAGTTTACAACCTATGGCTGATCATTTACCATCATCAAATTTATATCCTGCATGTCAACcaccatttttattaattggaAATTGTAATGATAATacattacatttttataaaataattgttgaagataaaaatgattcatatatatttgattgtATTGAAGAATCAATGGTTGGTGGTGAagattcatttatttatattgatggaaaaattatttcttctaAAGCTGCTAATGGTGAAAGATTTGCAATTGGATAttcatcttttaataaaatgtatataagTGTTTATGAATGTGAAAGTACTGGTGGTGTAAATTGGCGCCTAGAGGATTCATTTTTACTTAGAACATATGACAAAGAATGCAAACTTCAAACTACTGGTTCTGCTGttcttttatcaaataatgatgaaaatGTCAAATTAGATTGGGTATCAATGGAAGATGGGggttatattttaacaacatCATTTagaaatgaaatattattttatacatatatgtcATATGATTTAGCACAACAAAATGTTATTACAATGCAAGATCCAACAGAAATGGGAAAAGGACACTTAGTAAGGCAACCATCAGTCAATCCTACTCAATTTAAAATGTCACTTCAAAAGACACATTGGATTTGTATAAGACATTTAGAATTACATTCTGTAAATTGTAGAAAACCTCAACCAACAGCAGTTTCTTGGGTTAGAGATGGATTTCTTGTTGTTGGTATGCCAAGTGAATTATTAGTTTATCATCAATggaattttaataatgttgaGAAAccagaattaaaaaataatattaataaattattagataaagaaaaacaaGAAATGACATTAAGTAGATCATCAGCAATGTTCGATCAATTACATAAAGCAACATTTACTGATAAAAGTGGTCAAAGTagtatgaaaaaaatagtatctaaaatttttaatgaagcagattttgaaaatgaaataataaatagtggaaaaaataaaaatttagttgaAGAAATTAAGGATAAtgatacaaataatatatttaaattaattaatgatgTTGGTATTTTTGAAGCAGGACGTTTAGTTAATCCTATGTTACCACAATATCATCCAAAACAATTAATTGATATGTTAAATGCTGGACAATTAGGATGTGTTGAAGCAATATTAGTAAATGTACTTCAAGAAATAAGGAGAAATAAAAATCcaccattaaaaaaattgaaaagaaaaacatCTGTTAGAATTCGAAGAAAAGACAATAGAAAATTATCACTTTCTAATGAAGATGATATGTTTAATGTTGATATTTCAGATAAAGAAACAGTTGCATTAAAAGATGAGACATTAGATTATGATGAAATTGAAGGATTTGCTCCTATTCCATTAcatgaattattaaaaaatcaaaatattaaatgttcTATGATTGATAATGTAGAAGATTCAACAAATATATCTAAACCAACATTAGAAAATCAAGTTTCATTTAATGAACCATTATCATCAATTGTTGatagtgaaaaaaaatatgacgATCTTTTTGATGAACCAACAGGAGTTTATCAAGAATCAATACATAGTGATGATTTCAATATTTTAGATAGTAGCGATGAAGATGATATTGAAGatgaagaagaagaagaaaaggaaaaagaaaataaagtagaagataatgaaattattgaaaatgagacaaataatattaaaaatatgtataatattaatgaatcACAACctaaatttacaaaatctGATAATGAAGAATTAACCACTTTTTTGATGCATTCACACTTACCTGGATTATCAAGTTCTGATCAAATTCAATTATTAGCAATTGCTGATACtatatgttatattaatagtaaaggaagttataataatatggATACATGTGGtgtaaaattttcaattggTTTTAAACaacattcatttttaatgaatggtcaatcaaaattaaataaagaaattattaaaaaaaagggaTTATCTACAGCTATAATGGCATGGGCATTTCATTCAGAATCTGAGAATGAACTTTTAAATGAAGTTTTATTAAGTCTTGGATCACAATATGATTGGAATGATTTAAAATCATATGGTATAGGATGGTGGGTTAAAAATTCagctaatttaaaaatttgttttgaaaaattagCTCAACAAgcttttcaaaaaaataatgatccAATGGATGcatcattatattatttagtacttagaaaaagaaatgtaATAGCTGgtttatttagaaataaaaatgaacaTTCTAAAgcaacatttttttcaactGAATGTAAAACTGATAAGGAAAGATCTTTTGCTCAACGTAATGCATTTAGTTGTATATCTAAAGGTCAATTTGAAAATGCTGCAGCTATCTTTTTATTGACAAATGATATAAGAAATGcaataaaagttattgttGAAAGATTAAATGATATTCAACTTGCTTTAGTAGTTGCacgtatatatattttacaaaaagatGAACAAGATGCaattattaaagaattaatattaaaacatgTTTTAGGAATTACAGAAAATGAACTTGAAATGTGGCATTCTAAAGGTAAATTAAGAGATGCCAGTGAATTTTCAGATCCAATTGCATATAGTAAAGATGCTCTTAAAGATCCATTTGTTAGATCAATGggtttctttttaataaaagaatattttttaagtgcTCATACATTGTTAATGGAagcaaaattaaatattaattttgagGCTGCTATTGGTGGTGGTGAAGAAACAGAAAGAAGTTTACCTgatatatataatctttttgtttatttaagaAATCATACATTAGTATCACTTCAACGAATTAATATTTCTGGATTAAGAACAAAAGCTGATACATGGGAAATGTCTGAATGGTATAAACGTGTTATAACTGTTAGTGAAAGACGTTTATACTTTAGAACTGTACATATACATTTAACTTCTGGTTGCCCTTTTCTTGCACTTAATATTCTTATAACATTaccaaaaaatattgaaagtGTTGTTGCTGATTCTAGTTGTTTAAGTGATACTTTTtcaatgaaatatttaaacaaaaatttatcaactAACAAAACCTCATTTTGGAGTGGAAATGAtcaatttatacaaaaaatgaCTTTTATAAGCtgtttaaaaatgtttattgaTGAAATTTCTAATGTAAAATGTAATGTTTCTATAGGTGGTGCTAATATGAGATTTgaagtattaaaattaattgaaaatgacataaatgtattaaaaaaattatgtcaatataatattacatcaacaaatattaataatttttcaaattataataataatttacaacAAACAGATACATTAACAAAAGTAAGAACACAATTTCTTATTTCacatcaaaatataataagaaGTTTTGCAAGTTATTGTGCATTATATAGTTCACATAAACAATCATTAACATCTGTTCaaattgaattattattattactattagaAGTTCAACAAGGTGATTATTTCTTAAGATTAACAAAAGAtgataatgaatataaatttcCATTATTATCAGCTTCTTGTTCACCTGCTAAAATGGCAGCACAAACTCCTATATCATTTATTGAAGaacaaaataatgatattatgGCAACATTATTAAGTTTAGTAAATCCACCTATTATTGGTGAAGGTATAAGTGATGCAATAAATATGTTAAGTATAGCACAAGGATTATCAACATGTCTTTTTCAAGTTTTATCTGATTTAGATGtacaaaaaattgttaaagataatgattatttaaattatacattAATTAATTGTCTTTCTAAGATTAAATTTCCTTCAATTGATAGAGATGTCAATACATTACCATCTAAATGGCCAGGAGTTactaatttatcaaatataataaatattgaaaaagatgATGATTCACCAGCATTAAATATGCTTATAGCTGAAGTATATATTGCTATAAATATGACAGTTTTTTGTTATTCATTAGCTGTATGTGATGCAAAGTTACTACTTAAAGTAataggaaaaaaattaacaattgaAGATTTTGGAAATGTTTTTGGAGGTGGTGGATCACAAGTATTTAAATCAATATctgaaatattaatgaatacTGATAATACAgatgaattaaataaagttaatgaAGAAGAATCTATTAATAGTGATAAAAACCAATTAAAGAATGGTGAAGAACAAATATCAACTACAGGAGATAAACCTTTAACAGTTAATGATATGCGTGTATTTAGTACATATTCAGAAATTATAGGTATACGTACTGAGATAGATAGAAAAAGATCAGAAAGAccttatatttatcaaaaaaatattactactAATAGTGATgtaattatacaaaaaatttcatcACCTGGACGTTTaggaaatttatataatccATTTTATTCATCCACTAAAGGTAATAATTCAGTTTCTTTTGAATCACAAAAATCATTTTCTGAAGAACCTAAATATGGATGGATTCCTCCAAAAAAACATGTTTTACAGTATCTTTTTGATAGAACAATTATAAGGAATGGTGAATCATTGACTGCTGATGTTAATttagataaagaaaaaattgaagaaGCAAAATATGATGAATTTGGAGAAGAAATAACAGATTTTCCACATTTAACTCCCTATGGTTATGCATGGACATTACTTCGTCTTGCTTCTGTTAAACTTCAAAAGAAAAGAATTGAAGAATTTGTTAATCTCTGTGGTATTGATATGGAACAAATATCACGTCATTCATCAAATatagataatatattaaaattacttgaTGTGTGGcaatataatattgaattaaaaatgcGATCATTTGTTGATGGACCACCAAGTAATTTATTACCAAATATGGCAATGGATGAATATGACAAGAGTAAATTTGTttcatttaatgaaaaatatcgtagtttatttaatgaaaaaaatacacCATTTGAAGTAGttgataatttatcatttgcAGCAAATAATCTATGGAAATTTTTAGTTGGTACAAATGATTGTACTGATTTATTTGTAAGATATATTTATGGTtcaaaaattcaaaataatacTGAATCATCACAACATAAAGATACAATTGGTTCAATAGGACCAAATGGTGTAACTTCAAATTGGGGTAcctcaaaaatatttaaaataattcataaAGAACAAGAACCAATAGTAACATTTgctataaatagaaaaaatactAATCAAATTGCTATATCAAATGGAAGAGAAATACAAGAACTTGATATACATTCAATTTTTGAAGaagatgaaaaagaaaatcttggtaaaacaaatattctttttaatcaACCAGAAATtgatattgttttaaataatattacatcGGATCCAatgaaaattaatgataattatcAGATATTTGTAGagaattcaaaaaataatcaacCATTTACATCTGCTACAACcgtaagtttttaaaaaaaaattaataaataaaatttccttaaaaaaaatctttagaTAACACCTTTTATAATTGATAGAAGTCGTATTTTAATGAGAAAGGTATATTTTGATAGATAGTAGTAATGTtgtagtttttattttttttttgttcgttttgtttaatgttaaatatatattttttttaattaaaattaattatattattttattacagaTTCAACGTGTTCAGATAAATGGTGTAAGGAGAATAGAATCTCATCCATCTAAGGATATTTATATTACTGGTGCATCAGATGGTTCAATATATTTACGTAAATGGAATATTCCATGTCCAATTTCTAAAGTTAGAGAACCTGGTTGTTATGCTAAAGTTACAAATATTGCATTTGCAGTTAATGGTGAAAAGTTTGCTGCAGTTGACGGTGATGGTTTATTGTGTATGTGGCAATTGACAAACGAGGGACCATCTATGACAAGAACATTTTTCAATTCAAGAGCATATTCTAAGTCTGCTGCTGATGTTTGTTACATGGGTCATTCTTCTTCAACACTTGTTACTGCTGGACATGGTGGTGATAATGAAAGTGTTATATTATGGGACACATTACAAAAAAGAGGTAAAATGAGTAGATTTTTAAAAGGACATCCAGATGGAGCAGTTTGTGTAAAGTATGTATCACAAAATACTATATTAAGTGCCGGAAAATATGGAGAAgttaatatttatgatattcGTGGTTCTGAAAATCCAAGAACAacagtaaaaatatttgataattcaACAGTAAAATATATGACATTTGACAAAAGTGAAGATCTTCTAATTGTTGGTAGTTCAGAAGGTGACATGAAAGTTTTTAATTTCGCAACCAATTTTGATCTTCGAGATCCTCCTTTATTCTTATTTACAGGAGAACACCATAATAAAAGTGGTTTCTCTTTAAGACAAGTTGGAAATTCAACTGTACAAGgcattcaaaaaatttatgttgaTGAAAATAGAAGGATATATAGTTGTGGTGGTGATTTTAGTATGAAAATACGATCTTTACCAAGAATTAACTAGTTTAAGTTTGCCAAATAATTACCCAAGTATTTTATAATCTATGGCATTCgtaagaattttttaattttttataaaaagaaattttttaaagtatatttacTGATTGATTTTCttactagaaaaaaaagaaattattaaaacaaaagtcacctatatttttatattttaatctgCAAACATCCATTGATTGTTCAATGCCAATTTTATTTCACTTAAAAAGATTTCTacgaaaagaaaaaaataaaattttttaattgtattagtattttttaaataaaagaatattatattttaaatgatgttaaatctaataacatattatttttaattaattataatatgttctaaattcatatatataGCATATTCCTGTCAATTTTCTACatctaatttttattatatatcactgtgtaaattaatatcaacattaatttttattaatttaaacaaGTGTTTCCACTTATGAAAGAAATCTTCTAGGTAATTTGATCTatgtttgttttttaatacagATAATAAAATGTGAAATATATGtcataatatctttttttactttatttttttttattcataaatatgattttaatttattctgACATTCTAAGTTAAATGGCTAAATTGTTcttaaaatcaaatttataagttaattattaaattaaaaaagatgtatttttaaatataaattgagtcaatttatcttttaatttaaaattgtgctcatttaaatttattcttaaaataatagtatttttttaaattgtaaacTTTTTCAAGCTAATTATTTGCATATAGACATAAATAGtgagaaaaattaattaaacttttagatactattattttaaaaatgatttttgataaaacaataaataactatattgataaaaactttttctttattattaaaagcaAAAATGAGAGATAGAAATACTTGTACTTTAGAAAAATAGATGTtcactttaaaatatatatttacaacattttatcattaaataactttatatatcagtaataataatctaaagataaaatttttatgatcacaaattaaaaaatagtcaactttttatttcatgAAAATATgtgaattaataaaaaattaatctatAATTACTTTCTAATCACAATCAttaattatcatattataaaattttttaattttataaaaattgcaCCACTACTTTAATATGAGATAACAAAACAGATCATATTaaactattaatattttttattttgtaattttttaaaatatatttgtaaaataatctATTATTCGTATTATAATGTTTCGCTAATTTTAGTGAcatcaataaattatttttcatacaaagttttattataattatttttaaattttataaacatgtataagatttatcaaattttttagtttGTTAAAGTTAAATACAAATAGTCTTCTTTactctttaaaataaaatatgtaatttaCTACTTTATAAACACAATAAATtcttacaaataattttaataaagaaataacacaaaaataaagtttaaaaataaattatatttaaataacaaatttttaattatttcaaaaatattattaatggtTTTGTcgtaaaataatgataaatacttgtaatataattgtttttatcatCTTATAAAGTTAGTGATAGAAagttgtttttataaaataattaattatcttataataattaagGTATTAAAATGCAATAactggtaaaaaaaaaaattttttttttaaactttatgaCAGTTTCTATGACATGTTGATGATCGTAATACTTGTATTTTGTATAATCACTATAGATAAAATGACATTGTAATTATATAAACTGTAAAAGATTTATGAGTAGCACAACttggaaaataaaatatgcgGTAGGTTATAATTAACCCTAAAATTTATGTATCTTGATATAAGTtatgaaaaagttttaatatcgttttaataagatatttatgatatatctttttcaattataaaagttttattttgcCACTTATTGgcaaaaaagtaaaattaattttaagaaaaaaataaatatttttgaattaattatttttttaaatattaaagatatttttaaatattgtgtATGTAAGGCGGTGATTATAACAAAAGGTCATCACTAGTTAAAGAATAGCGggaaaaatgaaatatttggGCGTGACTGCTTGTCAAACAAGGTATataagtaatatatttttgcaTTCTTTACCACTCTTTTGAGTAACTTTACTTTTAATTCTAATATTATGGCTCGTACTAAGCAAACTGCTCGTAAATCTACAGGAGGTAAAGCTCCAAGAAAACAATTAGCTACAAAAGCTGCACGTAAATCAGCACCATCAACTGGAGGTGTTAAAAAACCACATAGATATCGTCCAGGAACTGTCGCTCTTCGTGAAATCagaaaatatcaaaaatctACTGAACTTTTAATTCGTAAATTACCATTCCAACGTTTAGTTCGTGAAATTGCTCAAGATTTTAAAACTGATTTACGTTTTCAATCTGCAGCTATTGGAGCACTTCAAGAAGCCGCTGAAGCATATCTCGTTGCACTTTTTGAAGACACAAATCTTTGTGCCATTCATGCCAAACGTGTCACAATTATGCCAAAAGATGTTCAATTGGCAAGAAGAATTCGTGGAGAGAGAgcttaatttaattaaatattgaataCAATTTATCCCAACGGCCCTCTTTAGGGCCAACaatgattatttataatattttgttaaatttttaaatgattaattttttctaataattttcccaaatatttgttataaataaacatcataattatatattaatattatttaatatcttttttaaaaattgtgcATTAATCAGTATTCCAATgtaataaatacaaaatgCATTAAGAGAAATTAATCCATTCTTATgtcattataaaaaacatcaaaacttttttatgatttaaaatttttacatttattaaatctttattacgccttttttattatatataggttattattatatggaggaaaagtataatataatagtagtaacataaatttaaaaactccTTCTTGAAAtgcttatatattttattgtaacataattataagtatgattaaaagtataattaaaaaagtttta
This genomic window contains:
- a CDS encoding DmX-like protein 1 codes for the protein MVPHQVITGAINIKHSPYSVGYKNGLPFIASCVGRDLVILDKDLNRIQLISNTFLDEDKRSARISAINCCQESGKIISVYGTTIALFEPKIGDSRDNELDMKDEWKLVRKFESKDTVKAISWALEGNRIILATDSELKILQARPNKQNQNVNFTIDYEHDNSTKYDLLWKQTISSPIRSISVSSDSMFFATCGKNETIVKIWYQVPSDNNINSFYSGNFSFTQLAHPDVVTGFEWRAVSKDVPRKGIQNAIITYCKDNVSRIWKENVINDLFYLDISGESGEFSCVDKIIKKRSVFKNFGIKGLKLKMLNKIGKLVSEKKKMSGKNFHFNICSNSGSTQDLMSNTIQSSNVTFYLTTSLDVENDSTICRSLSNKKLKLSKPLTIHWLNNKEIIFNMGFEKILMDSLKELNESIFNDESKIKKTDLLNIEETTPEKENSKKSLSVPSPFQTDLYSPSVSSENFICKDSLDLKLNKLLSEWKNESDILYAIHPVDGSLITWNLLNLDSTENKIDNKLISRTPNVFPVADASTIKSEIHTFRHHNNTLLMEILQKTITQTDKVPISDDNSETLSDRSSTPITNDKILEAANKKFNDTKEITLKKVLGLNSLSVLTSHDNGTLNLWKMSLEENSNFKTISHVRHVVRMCGHRYDVSEIVPHPTLPLAITTSKNTNDGLKNSEENGESELILWKISPVGQLAINGGISELARINSRCSNCFEKTAWIPHVITSSNMGILSPSSCFISSVDGKLEIFQCIIDARKILSKMQQPVDDNCKKEKERKLSITSENETKYSIITDDFSDDKKCSSSDEENEEHFNDNNKSNNYFDINNTGIDNEDNLEKILVSTQSASKPGCIGLIKILEDSEHDPNDIILLHVFTPHSLAYKNNDKEIYKTKNSNTFYVLFVLKNPIDPLKQIWKIWSINIKTDDAKNLPNDFYTYSTAFSVNITSNLVYEKNFNINNDDTLELISLQPMADHLPSSNLYPACQPPFLLIGNCNDNTLHFYKIIVEDKNDSYIFDCIEESMVGGEDSFIYIDGKIISSKAANGERFAIGYSSFNKMYISVYECESTGGVNWRLEDSFLLRTYDKECKLQTTGSAVLLSNNDENVKLDWVSMEDGGYILTTSFRNEILFYTYMSYDLAQQNVITMQDPTEMGKGHLVRQPSVNPTQFKMSLQKTHWICIRHLELHSVNCRKPQPTAVSWVRDGFLVVGMPSELLVYHQWNFNNVEKPELKNNINKLLDKEKQEMTLSRSSAMFDQLHKATFTDKSGQSSMKKIVSKIFNEADFENEIINSGKNKNLVEEIKDNDTNNIFKLINDVGIFEAGRLVNPMLPQYHPKQLIDMLNAGQLGCVEAILVNVLQEIRRNKNPPLKKLKRKTSVRIRRKDNRKLSLSNEDDMFNVDISDKETVALKDETLDYDEIEGFAPIPLHELLKNQNIKCSMIDNVEDSTNISKPTLENQVSFNEPLSSIVDSEKKYDDLFDEPTGVYQESIHSDDFNILDSSDEDDIEDEEEEEKEKENKVEDNEIIENETNNIKNMYNINESQPKFTKSDNEELTTFLMHSHLPGLSSSDQIQLLAIADTICYINSKGSYNNMDTCGVKFSIGFKQHSFLMNGQSKLNKEIIKKKGLSTAIMAWAFHSESENELLNEVLLSLGSQYDWNDLKSYGIGWWVKNSANLKICFEKLAQQAFQKNNDPMDASLYYLVLRKRNVIAGLFRNKNEHSKATFFSTECKTDKERSFAQRNAFSCISKGQFENAAAIFLLTNDIRNAIKVIVERLNDIQLALVVARIYILQKDEQDAIIKELILKHVLGITENELEMWHSKGKLRDASEFSDPIAYSKDALKDPFVRSMGFFLIKEYFLSAHTLLMEAKLNINFEAAIGGGEETERSLPDIYNLFVYLRNHTLVSLQRINISGLRTKADTWEMSEWYKRVITVSERRLYFRTVHIHLTSGCPFLALNILITLPKNIESVVADSSCLSDTFSMKYLNKNLSTNKTSFWSGNDQFIQKMTFISCLKMFIDEISNVKCNVSIGGANMRFEVLKLIENDINVLKKLCQYNITSTNINNFSNYNNNLQQTDTLTKVRTQFLISHQNIIRSFASYCALYSSHKQSLTSVQIELLLLLLEVQQGDYFLRLTKDDNEYKFPLLSASCSPAKMAAQTPISFIEEQNNDIMATLLSLVNPPIIGEGISDAINMLSIAQGLSTCLFQVLSDLDVQKIVKDNDYLNYTLINCLSKIKFPSIDRDVNTLPSKWPGVTNLSNIINIEKDDDSPALNMLIAEVYIAINMTVFCYSLAVCDAKLLLKVIGKKLTIEDFGNVFGGGGSQVFKSISEILMNTDNTDELNKVNEEESINSDKNQLKNGEEQISTTGDKPLTVNDMRVFSTYSEIIGIRTEIDRKRSERPYIYQKNITTNSDVIIQKISSPGRLGNLYNPFYSSTKGNNSVSFESQKSFSEEPKYGWIPPKKHVLQYLFDRTIIRNGESLTADVNLDKEKIEEAKYDEFGEEITDFPHLTPYGYAWTLLRLASVKLQKKRIEEFVNLCGIDMEQISRHSSNIDNILKLLDVWQYNIELKMRSFVDGPPSNLLPNMAMDEYDKSKFVSFNEKYRSLFNEKNTPFEVVDNLSFAANNLWKFLVGTNDCTDLFVRYIYGSKIQNNTESSQHKDTIGSIGPNGVTSNWGTSKIFKIIHKEQEPIVTFAINRKNTNQIAISNGREIQELDIHSIFEEDEKENLGKTNILFNQPEIDIVLNNITSDPMKINDNYQIFVENSKNNQPFTSATTIQRVQINGVRRIESHPSKDIYITGASDGSIYLRKWNIPCPISKVREPGCYAKVTNIAFAVNGEKFAAVDGDGLLCMWQLTNEGPSMTRTFFNSRAYSKSAADVCYMGHSSSTLVTAGHGGDNESVILWDTLQKRGKMSRFLKGHPDGAVCVKYVSQNTILSAGKYGEVNIYDIRGSENPRTTVKIFDNSTVKYMTFDKSEDLLIVGSSEGDMKVFNFATNFDLRDPPLFLFTGEHHNKSGFSLRQVGNSTVQGIQKIYVDENRRIYSCGGDFSMKIRSLPRIN
- a CDS encoding Histone H3 codes for the protein MARTKQTARKSTGGKAPRKQLATKAARKSAPSTGGVKKPHRYRPGTVALREIRKYQKSTELLIRKLPFQRLVREIAQDFKTDLRFQSAAIGALQEAAEAYLVALFEDTNLCAIHAKRVTIMPKDVQLARRIRGERA